TGGCGCGCGCGCCGACCAGCCTCCGCTCCTCCTCGGGCAGGCTGCCCAGTTGTCGCAGCAGTGCTACCAGGGGGCCTTTGCGGCCGAGATACCGGATCTGGAGTTCCTTAACCGAATCGAGCGAATAGGCTTGGCCGATTCGCTCGAGGGCTTCGGATTCAAGTCGGGATACTTCGTCGAGAAGCGACATAAACGGCGGATTTATCTCCCGGCGGCCATCTTAGCGATACTCTCAAAGGTAGCCATGTCGCGGGCAGCGATATCGGCCAGAGCCTTGCGGTTCAAATTCACACCGGCCGCGTTGAGACCGTGCATGAGTTTCGAGTAGTTGGTGCCGCACATCTTGGCGGCGGCCGAAATCCGGGTGATCCAGAGCGCCCGGAAAGTACGCTTTCGGTTGCGACGGTCGCGGTAGGCGTAAGTCAACCCCTTGTGGACCGTCTCGAGCGCCGTCCGGTACAGCTTGGCACGGCCGTTAAAATTGCCGCGGGCCTTCTGCAGGACCTTTTTGTGTCGACGTTTCGCGGCGACATTGTTCATTGCGCGTGGCATATCAAATATCTCCTGTGAGCCGAGCGATTACTTGGTTTGGTACGGCAAGGACCGTTTCATGCGGTTCATGTCGGCATCGTCAACCAGCCCGGCCTTGCGCAGTTTACGTTTGCGTTTGGTACTCTTCTTGGTAAGGATGTGATCCTTATAGTTGTGGTGGCGCTTGATCTTGCCGTTGGCGGTCCGCTTAAACCTCTTGGCCGCGCCACGCTTCGTTTTCATTTTCGGCATTACTGTCCTCGTCTATTTCAGCTATTCGATTCTTCAACCTCTTCCGGCTCAGGTTCGTCGGCCTGCGGAGGGAGCTTTTCCTGCTCTTTCTCTTTGGCCTTCTGAGCCTTCGCTGCCTGCGCTTGCCGGACCACTTCCGGGCGCGGCGTCAAAACCATGCCCATCGAACGACCTTCGAGCTTGGCCGGTACGTCGATTACGGCGATATCCGCTAAATCCTGTCCCAGCCGCTCCAACACTTTCTGGCCGAATTCGAGCCGGGTCATTTCCCGTCCCCGGAAAAGCACGAACACACGCACTTTGCTGCCGGTTAACAGGAACTCGCGAACATGTTTCATCTTGAACTGGTAGTCATGCTCGTCGATTTTGGGCCGGAACCGCATTTCCTTCAGTTGGAACGCATGCGCCTTCTTCTTGGCCAGCTTGTCTTTCTTGGCTAGTTCGTATTTGTACTTGCCGTAATCCATGATCCGGCACACCGGCGGCCGGCTGTCAGGTGAGACTTCTACGAGGTCCAGGCTGAGCGCCCTGGCCCGATCCAGCGCTTCCTTGATCGGCACGATGCCGATCTGTGTGCCGTCCTCGCCGACCAGTCTCACCGGCGAAATTCGAATGCGGTCATTGACCCGGATACTTTTGGTGGTTATGCCATCCTCCTCGGCAGCCCTCTCAGGACTGCACCGTTAATCCTTTGCTTCGTATCTCGGCTACCAGGAGAGCGATCGCGTCGTCCTGCGATTTGGCACCGATGTCGCCGACCCCGTGCTGGCGCACCGCCACCGACCCGGCCTGAGCTTCCCGGGCGCCGACAACGAACATATAGGGTATCTTCATCACTTCGGCAGCCCGAATTTTCGCGCCGACTTTCTCCGCACGGTCATCCACTTCAGAGCGAATCCCATGCTCTTGTAACCGGGCCGCGACCTGACGACAGTAATCGTTGAACTCGTCCGAGATCGGCAGCACCGCTACTTGAATGGGTGCGAGCCAGAGCGGGAAATTGCCCGCGTAATGTTCAACGAGGACACCAAAGAAGCGCTCTATCGACCCCAGCAATGCCCGGTGCACCATGAACGGGCGCTTGCGCTCACCGTCGCGGTCGGTATACACCAAGTCGAACCGTTCCGGCAGCGAGAAGTCAAACTGAATGGTGGAGCACTGCCAGGCGCGGCCAATCGCGTCTTTGATTTTGATATCGATCTTCGGCCCGTAAAACACCCCTTCGCCGGGGTCAACTTTGTAAGGCAGGCCGGCGCGTTCGAGCGCAGCACGAAGTCCGTTCTCGGCGCGCTCCCAGTCAGCCAGGTCACCGATCGCTTTTTCCGGCCGGGTTGACAGGTAGATGTCGTAATTCACGAAGCCGAATGAGCGAAGTATATGGATGCAGAAGTTGAGCGTCCAGTAAAGCTCGTCTTCGATCATGTCGCGAGCCACAAAGTGGTGGGCGTCATCCTGTGTGAAACCGCGTACGCGCATCAGCCCGTGGAGCACCCCCGGGCGCTCGTAGCGATACACCGTTCCAAGCTCGGCCCAGCGCAGCGGGAGATCGCGGTACGACCAAAGCCGCGACTTGTACATCGAGATATGGAACGGGCAGTTCATCGGTTTGAGCTGGAACAGGCGCTCGTCGACGCTGATCGGCCCGTACATGTTCTCGATGTAAAAATTGGTGTGGCCGCTCTGCTCCCAGAGCTCGCGCTTGGCGATGTGCGGCGAGTACACCAGCTCATAGCCGTTATTGAGGTGCTCCGAGCGCCAGAAGTCCTCAATCATGTGGCGAACTCTCGCCCCGCGCGGCAGCCACATAATCAGCCCGGCGCCGACCTCGTCGGCGATATGGAACAGCTCAAGTTGCTTGCCGATAGCGCGATGATCGCGCTTCTTAGCTTCTTCCAGGCGGTGCAGGTATTCGTCCAACATCGCCTTTTTCGGATAGGCGACCCCATAGATGCGCTGCAGCATCGCATTGTGTTCATCGCCGCGCCAGTAGGCACCCGAAGACGCAATCAGCTTGAAGGCCTTGACCACCCCGGTGCTCGGTACGTGCGGCCCGCGACACAAATCTTCGAAGCGCGAATGGTAGTACATCGAGACCGTGTCATCTTCGATGTCCTCGAGCAACTCGACTTTGTACGGCTCGCCTTTTTCGCGATAGTGATCGATCGCCGCCGACCGGCTTACGTACTCACAACGGAAAGGGGCGTCCTCCGCGATTATCTCAGCCATCCGGTTCTCGATGTTGGCCAGGTCTTCCGGCGAAAACGGTCTGGGGACATCAAAATCGTAATACCAGCCCTCTTCGATGGGTGGGCCGATCGCCAGCTTCACACCGGGGAATAGCTCCTGTACGGCCTGGGCCATTATGTGTGAACTGGAATGCCAGAACACCTGGCGTCCCTCGGGATCGTCGAATGTCAGAATCCGAATGGGCGCGTTCTCAGGGACCGGGTAGCTAAGATCACGCACGACGCCGTTGACCTTGATCGCTAGGGCGTCCCGGGCCAGCTTCGGGGAGATCGACTTGGCGATGTCCAGCCCGGTGGTTCCGGCCGCGAACGGCTTAACCGATCCATCGGGAAAAGTAATCTGAACCTGCGCCATTGACATTATGCCTTCCAATATCTAAAGCGGGCTGCCTGGAATGCCTTTCCAAACATCCCGCCAACAGTCCCAAGTGGTGGGCGATACTGGAATCGAACCAGTGACCTCTTGCATGTCAAGCAAGCACTCTAACCATCTGAGCTAATCGCCCATACTCCTACCAGCCCTAAAAGCCCGTTGGACTCCAAGGGAACCACAATTTTATGGAGCGCGGACGCTCTTGTCAACACATTTCTTGACGGCGTCAGAGCAAAACTCTTTGGGAGAAAAGATGTTAGGCGCGATGGTCGATCTGAAATCACTGCCCACGCCGCCCCCTGCGGCAGCCTGTTCACCTCGTCCGGGCTGATTGGGGACAATGCACCGATCAGGAGATGCCAACCATCTGCATGAAGGTCTCCGCCTTGAGATACTCCTGCCGGAGCGATTCGGCGAGGTTATCCAGATCGGAGTCCTTTATCTCGAGCATTTCGAGCGAGCCGAGCTCGAGATGGCCGACCAGGAACTGCTCGTCGCGGTCGTAGAAAGTTCTCTTCGCGACATAGTTGGCCACATGGATGACGTACGGTATCGGTTCGCCGCTTTGACTCGCAGCCGGTTGATGATGATGCGCGACCGCGTCGAAAAGGCGATGGGGCAGTTTCCATTGTTCGGCCAGGATGGCGCCGATCTGGGCGTGATTGTAACCAAGAACCTGGTCTTCGATCTCGTGGGTCGGCTTCTCGCGATCAGCCAGTCTGGCTTGCTTGACCTGAGTGTGCTCTCTTGGCAGGAAGCAGCACATGATGACTTTACCGATGTCATGCAGCAGACCGCCGGAAAAGGCGGTCTCGGGATCGAGCATCCCCCGCACCTTGCCCATACGCGCCAGCAGCCGAGCGCCGAACCCTACCGCGAGCGAATGCCGCCAGAACTTCTCCTGGAACTCCTGGTCTACATCTTTGCCTTTGAACATGTCCAACACCGACGCAGCCAGCACCAGGTTCTTTATGGCCTCCAGCCCGACAATCACCACCGCCTGCTTGACCGACTCCACCTCCCTTTGAAGTCCGTAGAACGCCGAGTTAGTCAGTTTGAGGACCTTTACCGACATGGCCGGGTCTTCCTGGAGAATCTTGGCGATCTGACCCGCCGAGACCCTCGGATCGTGGATCACCTTTTGGATTTGGTGAAACACGATAGGGGGCGTGGGCAAATTGCGGATATTTGAGATTACCTGTTTTACCTTGTTGTCAATGACGGCGGTGGTCATGAGCTACCTCTGCGAATCATTTCGCGCCGTCGGGCGACCCTGCCCGACGATCTAAAGTGTCATTGCGAGCGGAGATGCGCCGCGTCTCGTGCGCGATGCGCGGTCGGGACTCGCGATGACCGCACCTGAAGTTTATAGACACTTGCTTCTTCAACCATCTAAATCATCAATCAATCGGTCCACTATCTTGGACCGCACTTCCGGATCGCTGTAGTAACCGGAAGCAATCCGTTTCTTGATTATATCCAGCCGGTTTTCACCTGAATGCTCATCCAATGACACCGGCTGCGGCTCCTGGCTTTCCCTGGCTAACTCTTGATCGGCCAGTTCGGCCAGGCGGGCGCGCGCCTCGTCAGAAATCTCCGCCTTATCGCCGATCTTGCGGGCCGCCAACGATAACGACCGGCCCGCCCCCGCCCGAACTGAGGGATGTTCGTCCGGGTCGTCACTTTGCTGTCGGTTTGACAAAGGTCCTATCTCCATGTTCTCACCTTTACCTATCCTATCGGAGGTGAAAAGCCGCCGCTTTACCCGAGTCGGCGCGGCCGGCCGACGGCCCGGCCTACTTCTGGCCGTCGACAAACTGCGGCGACGGTTCTGCGTCGGCAATATACTGCAAAATCTTCCTGCTGTTCTTCAGCTCGTCCAACTCACTCTTGATACGATCGTGGCGACTGGTGACATACTCACGGTTGTCCTCAATCAGCGCCAGGTTCTTCTTTATCAACGTTATAATGCTGTTGACGGTTTTGCGAATCTCCGGGTAAACGGCAGCCAGCTTGAACAGCCGGGGATTCTGCTCTCGAATCGCGGTGACCTTCTCCTCCGACTCGCGAATACGCCGCTGGCAGCGTTCAATCTCGGCGTAGAGATCGAGCAGGTTTTCGTCGCGATCAAACTTGATGATGTCGCGCTGTTTGTCCACCAGGATGTAAAGCGACTGATAGAAAGCGTATTCTTCCTTGAGGATTCTCAACAGCGTCTGCTCAAGCTGCGTGATTGGGTTGCTCTTGTTGTCCATTGTCTATGCCGTTACAGTTACGTGATCAGGGATTTGCACGGAAGCAGCAATATCTTCTGTCGACTCGCCTGCCCGATCGGAACGCTTCTGCTTCAGGGCAGCCCAGGCGGAACGCAGATTGCTTAGGACGTCGCCGACTTTCGCTATTCGATCCAGGTCTTTGGTGGCCTCGAGTGAGATCAATTCGCCAATGATCCAGGCGTACATCCTCGCCAGGTTTTGCGCCACTTGGCCGCCCTTTTGCACATCGAGCGTGGTATGCAGATGCGTCACCATGCGTTTTGCGGACTGCATCTGTTCATAGCCGGATCGGGTATCGCCATCACCATAGTACTTAGCCGCCAGGGCCAGGGCCTTGACCGCGCCGTCATAAACCATGAGAATCAAATCGAGCTGGGATTTGCCCATAGTGTCGGCGACCCGGTAAGCCTGCAGTTTATCCTTCATGGCGAGCTGCCCGCACGCTTAGGTGTTCCGGTTGCGGGCCATAATAGCCCAGTTGGCATTGAATGCGGCCACCTGCGACGCTATATAGTCATTCTGCGCGGTGAGGTTAGCCAGCGCCTCCTCCATCCGCTGGAACTCCTCCTGCAGGCGCTTACGGCGGAGCGCAAGGCGTTGATCGAACTCCTCGATACGCTCGGTCAGGTTCTGCACCTGGTTTTCGTACGTTTTGATGCGGCTGTCGAGCAGCCCCTCACCGGTGGCGGTCAGGCTGTCAAGCAGGGTGTTTAGCTTCGAACCCACCCCCCGGGCCAGTGTGATAGTACCTTCGGCGCCGGCGCCGACCTGATCTGCCGTCAGCGTAATCTTGAGCTTGAGACCGGCGGTTGTTGCATTGTCTCGAAGGCCGGTCAGGAACTGTCCCGAACCGAGCGCCTCTTCGCCGTTGATCGTGCCTTGCACATCGAGCCCGGCGGCTGAAACAGCGCCGCTCAATCCGATCACACCGGCAACGCCGTTCGAGACCGTCGTGTCCACGCTGACCGTTGATTTCGATCCGTACGTGTCACTTGTCAGTACCAAATGGCCCGTCCCGACTGCGCTCTCCACCCATGAGACGGTCACTCCGGCGCTTCCGATCCTGGAGTCGCTGTCTATACGCGACTGCAGTTCGGCTATTAGTTCGGTAGTTGACTCGTAGGTGCGCGCGGACAAGACGATTTCATCCGAGAGCTTTCCGTTTACGCGAATACGCAGGCGGTTATTGGTGCTGTCTAGCACCAGCGGCGTGACGGCCGGGTCGGCGATGTTCGTTCCGGTGAGAGCCCCCTGCGTAGCGGCACGAGTAATATCCACCGCATAGTCATCGCCCTCGACCGTATCGGCGGTGGCGGAGACGAATTCGATGCCGGCGTTCGACGCGTGCCCGCTGTCTGTAAACAGGGAGATTACCTCGTCAAGATCATTGCGGAGCGCTTCTTCCAGGCGGTTGCTGTCCTTGATCGTCAGCTTGCCGTCGAGTCCGGTGCGGATACCTATGGACGACAAATATCGGTACCGTTCCGAATCGGTGTTCACCCGCGAGCTGACGAGGTTACGAAGCGAGTACTGCATGGTCTGGATGATGGTATCTCCGAGCAATATGCCGCCGGTTTCGGTCTTCGGATCGTACTTGTTCTGATCGTCTATGAATTTGTTGGCGTCGTTGTACGCGTCGAGAAATCCCTGAAGGCTTTGGCGAATGGCGGTTATGTCGACATCGGTTGTGACAGTAACCGACTCACCTGCGGGCGTCACGTTCTTGACATCAAGGACCAGCCCCGCGACAACATTCTGGAATTTGTTGGTTTCACTAACAACGGTGATCGGCGAACCCGCGCCGCCGTTGGAGCCGAATGTAATCATTGCATTCGAAGCTTGCTGAAGAAGCGGGGCGAAACTCTGTACCTGGAAGGTGTCACCGGCATTGAGCTGACCAGCGGAAAACGAGAGCCGCAGGCCGTCGGCGCCGTCCCCCACAAGCTCGATTTCGACATCAGCCTGTGTGACTACAATGGATCCTGAGTTGGCTCCGTCGCTCCAGTCAATAGTAACATTGTCAGTGCCGATTGTTTGAGCGCCCGCGCCTCTGACCGTGAACGTGTACGTCTTGTTTTCGCTGCCGGAATACGCCGCGGTCGGGCCGAGCGATATGCGCGAGGTCGATCCGGTGTTCATGAGGACTGCTTCCGGCGAATCAAATGAAGCAGTATCGAAATTCAGGTCCGGTCCACCGGTGAGGTCCGAAGTGATCGATATCGAGTTGGAAATGCCCGTCTTGTCTGCGCTGAGTATTAGGCGGTAGGGGTTGGACGCGGAACCATCGTTCAGTATCGTGGCCGTTACGCCGACTCGGGCATTGTTTATGGCGTCTTTTATGGCCGTCAGACTGTTGTTGCTCGAATCTATGCTGATAGTGCGGGGGGACGCCGAACCTACTGAAATCTGGATAGTACCCGTTCCGAAAGCTGTTATGTCCTCGGCGGAAAAGCCTTGCGATGCAATCTGGTGGTTGCGCGCCACGGACCGCACCTGGAATTCATACGAGCCGGTGGCCACACGGCCGTTGGCCGAGGCGGTCAAATACTTGTCATCGGAAACGCTGATCGCTGCCTTCTCGAAGGTCGCCCTGTAGGAAAGCTGCTGTGCCTTTGCCTGGACGGCGAAGATTTTGGCCTGAAGCGCCTTGAGAGTGGTGATGATATTGGTGCGCTCGGCCTGCTCGGCCTCCATCAAAACGGCCGGGCGACGCTCGAACTGCATGATGGCGTCGATGATTTCAGTCGTGTTGAGACCGGAGATGATGCCGTCGATAGTGGTGGAGCCTGCCATGTTATTCCTATCAACCTTCCGACTTCACTGTCTCGTGCGCGGAGGCGTGGTTTTTGGGGAGCCGGGGGATTAAGCTCTCCCCCGGCTCTCATCGAGCGCTATGTTTAGGCCTACTGGAAAAGCGACAGAACCACCTGCGGAACCTGGTTGGCCTGAGCCAGCATGGCCACGCCAGCCTGCATCAGGACCTGGTCCTTGGTGAAGTTCGACATTTCCATAGCCATATCGGTATCACGAATCTGCGACTCAGAAGCGGTGAGATTCTGAGAGGCGATCCGGAGGTTTCTCAGGTTGGATTCCAGAGTGTTCTTCTGGAAGCTACCGAGCGTACCACGAGTCGTGGTTACCTCATTGATGGCCGCGTCGATGATCTCCTGGGCATCCTGGGCGCCCTGAACCGTGGTCACGTCAATCTGGGAGAGTGAGGTGAACATGTTGCCGGTCAGGTTGGTACCCAGGGTGGTGGAGGACATGTTCCGCAGCGAAATGCTCTCGGTCTGGCCGACATTGGCGCCGATCTGGAAGACCAGCGACTGGTCGGTGTTGTTGATCGTCTCGGTGCCGCCGATCGAGGTAAGTGCGATCTTCAGCCGCATCGAGCCACTGCGATCAGAATTGTAGACCGTGCCGAAATCGCCGCCCGAGAACTGGGTCGCCGGGCCACCGTCCAAACGAACGTTGAACTGCGCCGCGGTAACCGACAGGAGCATACTGCCTGCCTGCACGCCGCCGTTGATGCCGCTTCCAACTGCCATGGTCACCGTACCACGGTCAGGATCCGTCAGATCAGCATTAACCAGCGTGGCCGTAGTGGTGGCTTGCGCCCAGTCAACCCGGTTAATAGTGTTGGTATAGCCGTCAAACCGCACGGTGGCGTCGGTGCCGGTGTTAGCCGACGTGTCGGCGGTCAGGCTGAGAGCCGAGCGGAGGTTGTCCGCAGCCTCGACGCCTGTGCCGGCGTTCAGGGTCAACGTATAGAGCGAGCCTTGATCGCGAGTGGCAAACCGAATGCGGTTGTTGTCGTAAATCTCAGCAAAGACTTCGCGGTCGGTTGCGGAACCGGCCGCCA
This region of Candidatus Zixiibacteriota bacterium genomic DNA includes:
- the fliS gene encoding flagellar export chaperone FliS, coding for MKDKLQAYRVADTMGKSQLDLILMVYDGAVKALALAAKYYGDGDTRSGYEQMQSAKRMVTHLHTTLDVQKGGQVAQNLARMYAWIIGELISLEATKDLDRIAKVGDVLSNLRSAWAALKQKRSDRAGESTEDIAASVQIPDHVTVTA
- the pheS gene encoding phenylalanine--tRNA ligase subunit alpha (catalyzes a two-step reaction, first charging a phenylalanine molecule by linking its carboxyl group to the alpha-phosphate of ATP, followed by transfer of the aminoacyl-adenylate to its tRNA; forms a heterotetramer of alpha(2)beta(2); binds two magnesium ions per tetramer; type 1 subfamily); its protein translation is MSLLDEVSRLESEALERIGQAYSLDSVKELQIRYLGRKGPLVALLRQLGSLPEEERRLVGARA
- the thrS gene encoding threonine--tRNA ligase — encoded protein: MSMAQVQITFPDGSVKPFAAGTTGLDIAKSISPKLARDALAIKVNGVVRDLSYPVPENAPIRILTFDDPEGRQVFWHSSSHIMAQAVQELFPGVKLAIGPPIEEGWYYDFDVPRPFSPEDLANIENRMAEIIAEDAPFRCEYVSRSAAIDHYREKGEPYKVELLEDIEDDTVSMYYHSRFEDLCRGPHVPSTGVVKAFKLIASSGAYWRGDEHNAMLQRIYGVAYPKKAMLDEYLHRLEEAKKRDHRAIGKQLELFHIADEVGAGLIMWLPRGARVRHMIEDFWRSEHLNNGYELVYSPHIAKRELWEQSGHTNFYIENMYGPISVDERLFQLKPMNCPFHISMYKSRLWSYRDLPLRWAELGTVYRYERPGVLHGLMRVRGFTQDDAHHFVARDMIEDELYWTLNFCIHILRSFGFVNYDIYLSTRPEKAIGDLADWERAENGLRAALERAGLPYKVDPGEGVFYGPKIDIKIKDAIGRAWQCSTIQFDFSLPERFDLVYTDRDGERKRPFMVHRALLGSIERFFGVLVEHYAGNFPLWLAPIQVAVLPISDEFNDYCRQVAARLQEHGIRSEVDDRAEKVGAKIRAAEVMKIPYMFVVGAREAQAGSVAVRQHGVGDIGAKSQDDAIALLVAEIRSKGLTVQS
- the fliD gene encoding flagellar filament capping protein FliD → MAGSTTIDGIISGLNTTEIIDAIMQFERRPAVLMEAEQAERTNIITTLKALQAKIFAVQAKAQQLSYRATFEKAAISVSDDKYLTASANGRVATGSYEFQVRSVARNHQIASQGFSAEDITAFGTGTIQISVGSASPRTISIDSSNNSLTAIKDAINNARVGVTATILNDGSASNPYRLILSADKTGISNSISITSDLTGGPDLNFDTASFDSPEAVLMNTGSTSRISLGPTAAYSGSENKTYTFTVRGAGAQTIGTDNVTIDWSDGANSGSIVVTQADVEIELVGDGADGLRLSFSAGQLNAGDTFQVQSFAPLLQQASNAMITFGSNGGAGSPITVVSETNKFQNVVAGLVLDVKNVTPAGESVTVTTDVDITAIRQSLQGFLDAYNDANKFIDDQNKYDPKTETGGILLGDTIIQTMQYSLRNLVSSRVNTDSERYRYLSSIGIRTGLDGKLTIKDSNRLEEALRNDLDEVISLFTDSGHASNAGIEFVSATADTVEGDDYAVDITRAATQGALTGTNIADPAVTPLVLDSTNNRLRIRVNGKLSDEIVLSARTYESTTELIAELQSRIDSDSRIGSAGVTVSWVESAVGTGHLVLTSDTYGSKSTVSVDTTVSNGVAGVIGLSGAVSAAGLDVQGTINGEEALGSGQFLTGLRDNATTAGLKLKITLTADQVGAGAEGTITLARGVGSKLNTLLDSLTATGEGLLDSRIKTYENQVQNLTERIEEFDQRLALRRKRLQEEFQRMEEALANLTAQNDYIASQVAAFNANWAIMARNRNT
- the infC gene encoding translation initiation factor IF-3, coding for MTTKSIRVNDRIRISPVRLVGEDGTQIGIVPIKEALDRARALSLDLVEVSPDSRPPVCRIMDYGKYKYELAKKDKLAKKKAHAFQLKEMRFRPKIDEHDYQFKMKHVREFLLTGSKVRVFVLFRGREMTRLEFGQKVLERLGQDLADIAVIDVPAKLEGRSMGMVLTPRPEVVRQAQAAKAQKAKEKEQEKLPPQADEPEPEEVEESNS
- a CDS encoding HDOD domain-containing protein — encoded protein: MTTAVIDNKVKQVISNIRNLPTPPIVFHQIQKVIHDPRVSAGQIAKILQEDPAMSVKVLKLTNSAFYGLQREVESVKQAVVIVGLEAIKNLVLAASVLDMFKGKDVDQEFQEKFWRHSLAVGFGARLLARMGKVRGMLDPETAFSGGLLHDIGKVIMCCFLPREHTQVKQARLADREKPTHEIEDQVLGYNHAQIGAILAEQWKLPHRLFDAVAHHHQPAASQSGEPIPYVIHVANYVAKRTFYDRDEQFLVGHLELGSLEMLEIKDSDLDNLAESLRQEYLKAETFMQMVGIS
- a CDS encoding flagellin; the protein is TGVQALAIDVALGDVTANFATKLNAAIAANAELAGKVTAVDGGVGVGLKLQAVNDGTQYSIQTLATTSTATTQAANSGFAATSSRGVSNSILNFDWNTSAGADVGVNITLANGTYATLQDLVTQINTQFAATAALAAGSATDREVFAEIYDNNRIRFATRDQGSLYTLTLNAGTGVEAADNLRSALSLTADTSANTGTDATVRFDGYTNTINRVDWAQATTTATLVNADLTDPDRGTVTMAVGSGINGGVQAGSMLLSVTAAQFNVRLDGGPATQFSGGDFGTVYNSDRSGSMRLKIALTSIGGTETINNTDQSLVFQIGANVGQTESISLRNMSSTTLGTNLTGNMFTSLSQIDVTTVQGAQDAQEIIDAAINEVTTTRGTLGSFQKNTLESNLRNLRIASQNLTASESQIRDTDMAMEMSNFTKDQVLMQAGVAMLAQANQVPQVVLSLFQ
- the rpmI gene encoding 50S ribosomal protein L35, with the protein product MPKMKTKRGAAKRFKRTANGKIKRHHNYKDHILTKKSTKRKRKLRKAGLVDDADMNRMKRSLPYQTK
- the rplT gene encoding 50S ribosomal protein L20: MPRAMNNVAAKRRHKKVLQKARGNFNGRAKLYRTALETVHKGLTYAYRDRRNRKRTFRALWITRISAAAKMCGTNYSKLMHGLNAAGVNLNRKALADIAARDMATFESIAKMAAGR